One Gossypium raimondii isolate GPD5lz chromosome 3, ASM2569854v1, whole genome shotgun sequence genomic window carries:
- the LOC105796328 gene encoding uncharacterized protein LOC105796328, protein MGFSINNSVTQSHTRTHKTFLIASYFLLGTASGCIFLTLSLRLLPSLCGLFFILLHAITIAGAVTGCSVAVSGSNRFYAAHMVVMVLTSIFQGSVSVLILTRSSDFLGYLKSYVREDDGIVILKLVGGLCVTVFCLEWMVLGLGFVLRYYAFVEGHEGVVNGGQYQRNGKVQV, encoded by the coding sequence ATGGGGTTTTCAATTAACAACTCAGTAACCCAATCCCACACTCGTACCCACAAAACCTTCCTTATAGCCAGCTATTTCCTCTTGGGAACAGCCTCCGGTTGTATCTTCCTCACTCTCTCCCTACGTTTACTCCCTTCCTTATGTGGTCTCTTCTTCATCCTTCTCCACGCCATCACCATAGCCGGTGCCGTCACCGGTTGTTCCGTCGCCGTTTCTGGGTCAAACAGATTCTACGCAGCTCACATGGTGGTTATGGTGTTAACATCGATATTTCAAGGATCCGTTTCGGTTTTGATCTTGACCCGGAGTAGTGATTTCTTGGGGTATTTGAAATCTTATGTTAGGGAAGATGATGGGATCGTGATATTGAAGCTTGTTGGTGGGCTTTGTGTGACGGTTTTTTGTTTGGAATGGATGGTATTAGGTTTGGGATTCGTGTTGAGGTATTATGCTTTTGTTGAAGGTCATGAAGGTGTCGTTAATGGCGGACAGTATCAAAGGAATGGGAAAGTTCAAGTTTAA
- the LOC105796333 gene encoding pentatricopeptide repeat-containing protein At5g04780, mitochondrial, whose translation MKIRTFNSLQFQKSHLQRSYPSSFHRFQTSATSSHAKKSNPFLSLAQDPNPTSFSVPYYSKLLSKCNASKTLYPGMQIHAHALKFGSTNDPKSRNFLISLYAKRKLFGYARKLVDESPEPDLVSWSALISGYAQNGLARDAIWAFHEMHLLGLKCNEFTFPSVLKACAFTKDLELGRQVHGIVVVNGFESDEYVGNSLVVLYSKCGKFGDSRRLFEDIPERSVVSWNALFSCYVQSDYFGEAVELFREMVLSGIRPNEFSLSSMINACTGLEDSGEGRKIHGFLIKLGYDSDPFSKNALVDMYAKIGNLEDAVVVFEEIREPDIVSWNALIAGCVLHDKHDSALEFFGQMRLSGTHSNMFTLSSALKACAGIGLKELGRQLHCNLIKLNVGSDPFVHVGLIDMYSKSGLMNDARMVFNLMPDKDLIAWNAVISAHSQNGEDMEALLLFPLMHEAGVGFNQTTLSTVLKSVASLQVNYVCKQIHALSAKSGFESDRYVVNSLIDAYGKCALLEDATRIFRECLIVDLVGFTSMITAYSQSGQGEEALKLYLEMLDRGIEPDPYVCSSLLNACANLSAYEQGKQVHVHVLKHGFMYDNFAGNSLVNMYAKCGSIDDAERAFSSIPERGIVSWSAMIGGLAQHGHGKEALRVFNQMLKYGVSPNQITLVSVLCACNHAGLVTEAQNYFRSMKELFGFERMQEHYACMIDLLGRAGRLDEAMELVNTMPFQADGSVWGALLGAARIHKNVEIGQRAAEMLLILEPEKSGTHVLLANIYASVGMWNNVAKMRRLMKDCNVKKEPGVSWIEVKDKIYTFIAGDRSHVQSEEIYAKLDELSERLSKAGYIPKVEFDLHDVERDEKEKLLYHHSEKLAVAFGLIATPAGAPIRVKKNLRVCMDCHTAFKFISKIVSREIILRDINRYHHFKDGSCSCGDYW comes from the coding sequence ATGAAAATCCGTACTTTCAATTCCCTCCAGTTCCAAAAATCTCATCTCCAACGATCTTACCCTTCTTCTTTTCACCGTTTTCAAACCTCAGCTACTTCAAGCCACGCCAAAAAATCCAACCCTTTCCTCAGCTTAGCCCAAGACCCCAATCCCACATCATTCTCTGTTCCCTACTACTCTAAACTCTTGTCAAAATGCAATGCCTCCAAGACCCTATATCCAGGCATGCAAATCCATGCCCATGCACTCAAATTTGGTTCAACCAATGACCCCAAAAGTAGGAACTTTTTGATCAGCTTGTATGCAAAACGAAAACTTTTTGGCTATGCCAGGAAACTGGTCGACGAAAGTCCTGAACCAGACTTGGTTTCTTGGTCTGCTTTGATTTCTGGATATGCCCAAAATGGGCTTGCTAGAGATGCCATTTGGGCTTTCCATGAGATGCATTTGTTGGGTCTTAAGTGTAATGAGTTCACTTTTCCTAGCGTTCTAAAAGCTTGTGCTTTTACAAAGGATTTGGAGTTAGGGAGGCAGGTTCATGGAATTGTGGTGGTTAACGGGTTTGAGTCTGATGAATATGTAGGTAACAGTTTGGTTGTCTTGTACTCAAAATGCGGGAAATTTGGTGATTCGAGGAGGCTCTTTGAGGATATACCTGAAAGGAGTGTTGTTTCATGGAATGCATTGTTTTCTTGTTATGTGCAGAGTGATTACTTTGGTGAAGCAGTGGAGTTGTTTCGTGAGATGGTTTTGAGTGGAATAAGgcctaatgaatttagtttgtCTAGCATGATAAACGCCTGCACTGGGTTGGAGGATAGTGGTGAAGGAAGGAAAATTCACGGGTTCTTGATAAAGCTAGGTTATGATTCAGATCCTTTCTCGAAGAATGCACTTGTGGACATGTATGCAAAGATAGGGAATCTTGAGGATGCTGTTGTCGTGTTTGAGGAGATAAGGGAACCTGATATCGTCTCTTGGAATGCTCTCATTGCTGGTTGCGTTCTTCATGATAAGCATGATTCTGCTTTAGAGTTTTTTGGGCAAATGAGATTATCTGGAACACATTCAAACATGTTTACCTTGTCGAGTGCTCTAAAAGCTTGTGCTGGCATCGGTCTCAAGGAATTGGGCAGACAGTTGCACTGTAACTTGATAAAGCTGAATGTAGGATCAGATCCTTTTGTGCATGTTGGACTTATAGACATGTATTCGAAAAGTGGTTTGATGAACGATGCAAGAATGGTTTTTAATTTGATGCCAGACAAGGACTTGATTGCATGGAATGCTGTTATCTCTGCGCATTCACAAAATGGGGAAGATATGGAAGCTCTATTGCTGTTTCCTTTGATGCATGAGGCAGGAGTTGGATTCAATCAAACAACATTATCGACAGTCCTCAAATCCGTTGCTAGCTTGCAGGTGAACTATGTTTGCAAACAGATTCATGCACTCTCTGCAAAATCAGGATTTGAATCTGACCGTTATGTTGTAAACAGCCTTATTGATGCATATGGAAAATGTGCCCTTCTTGAAGATGCAACAAGAATATTCAGAGAGTGCTTGATTGTAGATCTGGTGGGTTTCACATCTATGATCACAGCTTATTCTCAGTCCGGACAAGGTGAAGAAGCTCTTAAGCTGTATCTAGAAATGCTAGATAGAGGGATAGAGCCGGATCCATATGTTTGTAGTTCACTCCTAAATGCATGTGCAAATCTATCAGCATACGAGCAAGGGAAACAAGTGCATGTTCATGTCTTGAAGCATGGATTTATGTATGATAACTTTGCAGGAAATTCTCTCGTGAACATGTATGCCAAATGTGGAAGCATAGATGATGCTGAACGTGCATTCTCTAGTATTCCTGAGAGAGGAATAGTCTCATGGTCTGCAATGATAGGAGGACTAGCTCAACATGGGCATGGGAAAGAAGCACTACGGGTTTTCAATCAAATGCTTAAATATGGTGTTTCACCCAATCAGATAACTTTGGTCAGTGTGCTTTGTGCTTGTAACCATGCTGGTTTGGTTACTGAAGCCCAAAATTACTTCAGATCAATGAAGGAGTTATTTGGATTTGAACGTATGCAAGAGCATTATGCTTGCATGATTGACTTACTTGGTCGAGCCGGGAGATTAGATGAGGCAATGGAACTTGTAAATACCATGCCTTTCCAAGCGGATGGCTCAGTTTGGGGTGCACTTCTTGGTGCTGCTAGAATCCACAAGAATGTTGAGATTGGCCAACGTGCTGCAGAGATGCTTTTGATTCTTGAGCCAGAGAAATCTGGTACCCATGTTCTTCTTGCTAACATATATGCATCAGTTGGCATGTGGAATAATGTAGCAAAGATGAGAAGACTCATGAAAGACTGTAACGTGAAGAAAGAACCCGGGGTTAGTTGGATTGAGGTTAAAGACAAGATATACACTTTCATAGCGGGAGACCGAAGCCATGTTCAGAGTGAAGAAATCTACGCAAAGCTTGATGAGCTAAGTGAGCGTTTGAGCAAAGCCGGGTACATCCCCAAGGTGGAGTTTGATCTTCATGATGTGGAACGGGATGAAAAGGAAAAACTTCTATACCACCACAGCGAAAAACTTGCAGTAGCCTTCGGGTTGATTGCCACTCCGGCAGGAGCTCCAATTAGAGTTAAAAAGAATCTTAGAGTCTGCATGGATTGCCATACTGCATTCAAATTCATTAGTAAAATTGTGTCCAGGGAAATTATTTTGAGAGACATCAACAGATACCACCATTTTAAAGATGGTTCATGCTCTTGTGGAGATTATTGGTGA
- the LOC105796329 gene encoding ion channel CASTOR isoform X2: MSQDSAESSPSSSRDWFFPSPSFIHSTSNSPQSPNYPRKFSTIPRHSRSSPTDSKPPKTSTFRSVSSSGSAAYGDQKYGRGRRRIELIRRSEKTAKQEKEGPVLEQKRDVSKAVSGVKTAIGEMGIRVFGQRVKIRWQMASYIAILFTAFGSLVHKNFSLHNQVIDLQDQISTMTIRLQACNTSDTFDTISILQESDHLSSKGLKILALTVSIALLSMPLFVFKYIDYISKFRSSYNCSEKVSLNKQLEYRVDVLLSVHPYAKALALLVATLMLICLGGLALFGVTDDSLADCLWLSWTYVADSGNHANSEGMGPRLVSVSISFGGMLIFAMMLGLVSDAISEKLDSLRKGRSEVVEQNHTLILGWSDKLGSLLNQLAIANESLGGGIVVVMAERDKEEMELDIAKMEFDFRGTSVICRSGSPLILADLKKVSVSKARAIVVLADDGNADQSDARALRTVLSLTGVKEGLRGHIVVELSDLDNEVLVKLVGGELVETVVAHDVIGRLMIQCARQPGLAQIWEDILGFENCEFYIKRWPQLDGMQFEDVLISFPDAIPCGVKVASRGGKIILNPEDSYVLQEGDEVLVIAEDDDTYAPGALPMVWRGSLPGDFIVPKLMEKILLCGWRRDMEDMIMVLDAFLAPGSELWMFNEVVESERERKLIDGGLDLSRLVNITLVHREGNAVIRRHLESLPLESFDSILILADESVEDSAIQADSRSLATLLLIRDIQAKRLPYREAMVTRGQRGSFSRGSWIGEMQQASDRSVIISEILDPRTKNLLSMSKISDYVLSNELVSMALAMVAEDRQINDVLEELFAEEGNELHIRLAELYLHEGEELSFYEIILRARLKREIIIGYRLANAERAVINPPNKNERRRWSVKDVFVVISEKE; encoded by the exons ATGTCCCAGGATTCAGCAGAATCATCTCCTTCCTCCAGCAGGGACTGGTTCTTCCCTTCACCTTCCTTTATCCACTCCACTTCTAATTCTCCACAATCCCCAAATTACCCCCGTAAGTTCTCCACTATTCCAAGACACTCTCGCTCTTCTCCTACTGATTCGAAGCCACCCAAAACTTCAACGTTCCGTAGCGTTTCTTCCTCTGGTTCCGCCGCCTATGGAGACCAAAAGTATGGTAGGGGTCGTCGGAGAATTGAACTTATTCGCAGGAGCGAGAAAACGGCAAAACAAGAAAAGGAGGGCCCCGTTTTGGAACAGAAACGGGACGTTTCCAAGGCTGTTTCCGGTGTGAAAACAGCTATCGGCGAAATGGGTATTCGGGTTTTCGGTCAACGGGTCAAAATCCGGTGGCAGATGGCCTCCTACATAgct ATTTTATTTACAGCTTTTGGTTCTTTAGTGCACAAGAATTTCTCTTTACATAATCAAGTCATTGACTTGCAG GACCAAATTTCAACTATGACTATTAGATTACAAGCTTGCAATACGTCAGACACTTTTGATACCATTTCTATATTGCAAGAGAGTGATCATCTTTCCAGTAAAGGATTAAAAATTCTAGCTCTGACTGTCTCAATTGCACTGCTATCCATGCCTCTCTTTGTTTTCAAGTATATTGACTATATCTCTAAGTTTAGATCCTCATACAATTGTTCTGAAAAGGTTTCTCTTAATAAGCAACTTGAATATCGGGTAGATGTCCTTTTATCAGTTCATCCATATGCTAAGGCACTTGCTTTATTGGTTGCAACTCTAATGCTTATTTGCCTTGGAGGATTGGCACTCTTTGGTGTCACTGATGATAGCCTAGCCGATTGCCTTTGGTTATCTTGGACTTATGTTGCTGATTCAGGTAACCATGCCAACTCTGAAGGAATGGGTCCCAGATTAGTTTCTGTTTCAATAAGCTTTGGTGGGATGCTTATCTTTGCAATGATGCTTGGGCTTGTTTCTGATGCAATTTCTGAGAAGCTCGATTCGTTGAGAAAAGGAAGAAGTGAGGTTGTTGAGCAAAACCACACTCTAATTCTTGGGTGGAGTGATAAATTG GGTTCATTGCTCAATCAACTTGCCATAGCTAATGAGAGTTTGGGCGGAGGGATTGTTGTGGTGATGGCTGAACGGGACAAGGAGGAGATGGAGCTAGATATTGCTAAAATGGAGTTTGATTTCAGAGGGACATCTGTGATATGCAGAAGTGGAAGCCCTCTAATTCTGGCTGACCTTAAAAAA GTTTCTGTGTCCAAGGCCCGTGCAATTGTTGTCCTTGCTGATGACGGAAATGCTGACCAG AGTGATGCTCGTGCTTTGAGAACAGTTTTAAGTTTGACTGGAGTAAAAGAAGGTCTAAGAGGACATATTGTAGTGGAACTAAGTGATCTTGACAATGAGGTTCTGGTGAAACTTGttggtggagaacttgttgaaacaGTTGTAGCTCATGATGTTATTGGGCGCTTGATGATTCAATGTGCAAGGCAACCTGGACTTGCACAG ATATGGGAGGATATCCTTGGGTTTGAAAATTGTGAGTTCTACATAAAAAGATGGCCGCAATTGGATGGCATGCAATTTGAGGATGTATTGATTAGTTTTCCTGATGCTATTCCTTGTGGAGTCAAAGTTGCTTCACGAGGGGGTAAAATTATCCTGAATCCTGAAGACTCGTATGTTCTACAAGAAGGAGACGAAGTTCTTGTTATAGCAGAAGATGATGACACCTATGCTCCAGGCGCATTACCTATG GTATGGAGAGGGAGTTTACCTGGAGACTTTATTGTCCCAAAGTTGATGGAAAAAATACTTCTTTGTGGTTGGCGACGAGATATGGAAGACATGATTATG GTTTTGGATGCCTTCCTAGCTCCTGGATCAGAGCTCTGGATGTTCAATGAGGTAGTTGAAAGTGAGAGGGAAAGGAAGCTCATTGATGGTGGTCTGGACCTCAGTAGATTGGTTAATATAACACTGGTTCATCGTGAAGGTAATGCAGTGATACGGCGTCACCTAGAAAGTCTTCCATTGGAATCGTTTGATTCA ATCCTAATTCTGGCTGATGAATCTGTGGAAGACTCGGCCATTCAAGCTGATTCCAGATCTCTTGCCACATTGCTATTGATTCGCGATATTCAG GCTAAGCGTCTTCCTTATAGAGAAGCTATGGTAACCCGAGGTCAAAGAGGAAGTTTCTCCCGAGGTTCTTGGATTGGGGAGATGCAGCAAGCTTCCGATAGATCAGTAATAATTAGTGAAATACTTGATCCGAGGACTAAAAATTTATTGTCCATGTCAAAGATTAGTGATTATGTTTTATCAAATGAGCTGGTCAGTATGGCCTTGGCCATGGTTGCAGAGGATCGACAAATAAATGATGTACTAGAAGAGCTTTTTGCAGAGGAG GGAAATGAGCTGCATATTAGATTAGCAGAGCTTTACCTTCATGAAGGTGAAGAACTGAGTTTCTACGAAATAATCTTACGAGCTCGACTAAAGAGAGAGATTATTATCGGTTACCGTTTAGCAAATGCTGAGAGAGCCGTTATCAATCCGCCAAACAAAAACGAGAGAAGAAGATGGTCAGTGAAGGATGTGTTTGTGGTTATCAGTGAGAAGGAATGA
- the LOC105796331 gene encoding heat shock 70 kDa protein 6, chloroplastic — MASSTAQINVLGGIGFASSRKPNYHSPRTVFLGQRLGKPSPLNAAFLRLAKTNGKRYNVGPVRVVNEKVVGIDLGTTNSAVAAMEGGKPTIVTNAEGQRTTPSVVAYTKTGDRLVGQIAKRQAVVNPENTFFSVKRFIGRKMSEVDEESKQVSYKVVRDDNGNVKLECPAIGKQFAAEEISAQVLRKLVDDASKFLNDKVTKAVVTVPAYFNDSQRTATKDAGRIAGLEVLRIINEPTAASLAYGFEKKNNETILVFDLGGGTFDVSVLEVGDGVFEVLSTSGDTHLGGDDFDKRIVDWLADSFKRDEGIDLLKDKQALQRLTETAEKAKMELSSLTQANISLPFITATADGPKHIETTITRVKFEELCSDLLDRLKTPVENSLRDAKLSFKDIDEVILVGGSTRIPAVQELVRKMTGKEPNVTVNPDEVVALGAAVQAGVLSGDVSDIVLLDVSPLSLGLETLGGVMTKIIPRNTTLPTSKSEVFSTAAEGQTSVEINVLQGEREFVRDNKSLGSFRLDGIPPAPRGVPQIEVKFDIDANGILSVTAVDKGTGKKQDITITGASTLPNDEVDRMVKEAEKFSKEDKERRDAIDTKNQADSVVYQTEKQLKELGDKVPGPVKEKVEAKLQELKDAIAGDSTQGMKDAMAALNQEVMQLGQSLYNQPGAGGSSAGPAPGGETGPSDSSNKGPEGDVIDADFTDSK, encoded by the exons atggCTTCTTCCACTGCTCAAATCAACGTACTCGGTGGAATCGGTTTCGCTTCTTCTCGAAAACCCAACTACCATTCACCCAGAACCGTTTTCTTGGGTCAACGACTTGGTAAACCGTCGCCGTTAAACGCAGCCTTCTTACGGTTAGCGAAAACCAATGGAAAACGGTACAATGTTGGGCCGGTTAGAGTTGTGAACGAGAAAGTGGTCGGAATCGATCTCGGGACTACTAACTCGGCGGTTGCGGCTATGGAAGGAGGGAAACCCACGATTGTTACGAACGCGGAAGGGCAAAGAACGACGCCGTCAGTGGTGGCGTATACAAAAACTGGGGATAGGTTGGTTGGGCAGATTGCTAAACGACAAGCCGTCGTTAACCCTGAGAATACGTTCTTCTCTGTTAAGAGGTTTATTGGGAGGAAGATGTCAGAAGTGGACGAGGAATCTAAACAGGTTTCTTATAAGGTTGTAAGGGATGACAATGGTAATGTTAAGCTTGAGTGTCCTGCCATTGGTAAACAATTCGCCGCCGAGGAAATTTCAGCTCAG GTTTTAAGAAAGCTTGTTGATGATGCTTCAAAGTTTTTAAACGATAAAGTAACAAAAGCTGTTGTTACTGTCCCTGCTTACTTCAATGATTCCCAACGGACAGCAACAAAGGATGCTGGTCGAATAGCCGGGTTAGAAGTTCTTCGGATTATCAATGAACCTACGGCTGCCTCTTTGGCATATGGGTTTGAGAAGAAGAACAATGAAACCATCCTTGTGTTTGATCTTGGAGGTGGTACTTTTGATGTTTCAG TGCTTGAAGTTGGTGATGGAGTGTTTGAGGTGCTTTCTACATCTGGGGACACACATTTGGGTGGTGATGACTTTGATAAG AGAATTGTTGACTGGCTTGCCGACAGCTTCAAGAGAGATGAAGGCATTGATCTTTTGAAAGACAAACAAGCTCTTCAGCGGTTAACCGAGACAGCTGAGAAAGCTAAAATGGAGTTATCATCTTTGACTCAGGCAAATATAAG TTTACCTTTCATTACTGCCACGGCAGATGGGCCTAAACACATTGAGACCACCATTACCAGGGTTAAGTTTGAGGAATTGTGCTCAGACCTTCTTGACAG GCTCAAGACACCAGTGGAGAATTCCCTTAGGGATGCAAAATTGTCCTTTAAAGACATAGATGAGGTTATTCTTGTTGGTGGATCAACACGTATCCCAGCTGTTCAGGAACTTGTGAGGAAGATGACCGGCAAGGAACCTAATGTGACTGTCAATCCAGATGAAGTTGTTGCCTTGGGTGCTGCAGTTCAG GCTGGTGTTTTATCTGGAGATGTCAGTGATATCGTGCTTTTGGATGTGTCCCCGTTGTCACTTGGTCTCGAAACTCTTGGTGGTGTCATGACCAAAATCATCCCAAGAAACACCACACTTCCCACCTCCAAATCGGAGGTCTTTTCAACAGCTGCTGAAGGCCAGACAAGTGTTGAGATCAATGTACTCCAAGGTGAAAGAGAATTTGTTCGGGACAACAAATCTCTTGGCAGCTTCCGACTCGATGGTATTCCACCAGCACCACGTGGTGTTCCCCAGattgaagttaaatttgacATTGATGCCAATGGCATCCTTTCTGTAACTGCTGTCGATAAAGGAACCGGGAAGAAGCAGGACATCACTATTACTGGTGCCAGTACTTTGCCAAATGACGAG GTTGATAGAATGGTAAAGGAAGCTGAGAAGTTTTCAAAGGAGGATAAGGAGAGAAGGGATGCCATTGACACAAAGAACCAAGCTGATTCCGTTGTCTACCAGACCGAGAAGCAGCTGAAAGAGCTTGGAGACAAGGTTCCTGGTCCAGTCAAAGAGAAAGTTGAGGCAAAGTTACAAGAACTCAAGGATGCAATTGCAGGGGACTCAACACAAGGGATGAAGGATGCCATGGCTGCACTCAACCAAGAAGTTATGCAACTAGGCCAGTCACTTTACAACCAACCTGGTGCCGGAGGCAGCAGTGCAGGACCTGCACCTGGTGGTGAAACCGGGCCTTCAGATTCATCAAACAAGGGTCCTGAAGGAGATGTAATTGATGCAGATTTCACTGACAGCAAGTGA
- the LOC105796329 gene encoding ion channel CASTOR isoform X1, translating to MSQDSAESSPSSSRDWFFPSPSFIHSTSNSPQSPNYPRKFSTIPRHSRSSPTDSKPPKTSTFRSVSSSGSAAYGDQKYGRGRRRIELIRRSEKTAKQEKEGPVLEQKRDVSKAVSGVKTAIGEMGIRVFGQRVKIRWQMASYIAILFTAFGSLVHKNFSLHNQVIDLQDQISTMTIRLQACNTSDTFDTISILQESDHLSSKGLKILALTVSIALLSMPLFVFKYIDYISKFRSSYNCSEKVSLNKQLEYRVDVLLSVHPYAKALALLVATLMLICLGGLALFGVTDDSLADCLWLSWTYVADSGNHANSEGMGPRLVSVSISFGGMLIFAMMLGLVSDAISEKLDSLRKGRSEVVEQNHTLILGWSDKLGSLLNQLAIANESLGGGIVVVMAERDKEEMELDIAKMEFDFRGTSVICRSGSPLILADLKKVSVSKARAIVVLADDGNADQSDARALRTVLSLTGVKEGLRGHIVVELSDLDNEVLVKLVGGELVETVVAHDVIGRLMIQCARQPGLAQIWEDILGFENCEFYIKRWPQLDGMQFEDVLISFPDAIPCGVKVASRGGKIILNPEDSYVLQEGDEVLVIAEDDDTYAPGALPMVNGASFMHIARPARKPQKILLCGWRRDVDDMIVVLDAFLAPGSELWMFNEVVESERERKLIDGGLDLSRLVNITLVHREGNAVIRRHLESLPLESFDSILILADESVEDSAIQADSRSLATLLLIRDIQAKRLPYREAMVTRGQRGSFSRGSWIGEMQQASDRSVIISEILDPRTKNLLSMSKISDYVLSNELVSMALAMVAEDRQINDVLEELFAEEGNELHIRLAELYLHEGEELSFYEIILRARLKREIIIGYRLANAERAVINPPNKNERRRWSVKDVFVVISEKE from the exons ATGTCCCAGGATTCAGCAGAATCATCTCCTTCCTCCAGCAGGGACTGGTTCTTCCCTTCACCTTCCTTTATCCACTCCACTTCTAATTCTCCACAATCCCCAAATTACCCCCGTAAGTTCTCCACTATTCCAAGACACTCTCGCTCTTCTCCTACTGATTCGAAGCCACCCAAAACTTCAACGTTCCGTAGCGTTTCTTCCTCTGGTTCCGCCGCCTATGGAGACCAAAAGTATGGTAGGGGTCGTCGGAGAATTGAACTTATTCGCAGGAGCGAGAAAACGGCAAAACAAGAAAAGGAGGGCCCCGTTTTGGAACAGAAACGGGACGTTTCCAAGGCTGTTTCCGGTGTGAAAACAGCTATCGGCGAAATGGGTATTCGGGTTTTCGGTCAACGGGTCAAAATCCGGTGGCAGATGGCCTCCTACATAgct ATTTTATTTACAGCTTTTGGTTCTTTAGTGCACAAGAATTTCTCTTTACATAATCAAGTCATTGACTTGCAG GACCAAATTTCAACTATGACTATTAGATTACAAGCTTGCAATACGTCAGACACTTTTGATACCATTTCTATATTGCAAGAGAGTGATCATCTTTCCAGTAAAGGATTAAAAATTCTAGCTCTGACTGTCTCAATTGCACTGCTATCCATGCCTCTCTTTGTTTTCAAGTATATTGACTATATCTCTAAGTTTAGATCCTCATACAATTGTTCTGAAAAGGTTTCTCTTAATAAGCAACTTGAATATCGGGTAGATGTCCTTTTATCAGTTCATCCATATGCTAAGGCACTTGCTTTATTGGTTGCAACTCTAATGCTTATTTGCCTTGGAGGATTGGCACTCTTTGGTGTCACTGATGATAGCCTAGCCGATTGCCTTTGGTTATCTTGGACTTATGTTGCTGATTCAGGTAACCATGCCAACTCTGAAGGAATGGGTCCCAGATTAGTTTCTGTTTCAATAAGCTTTGGTGGGATGCTTATCTTTGCAATGATGCTTGGGCTTGTTTCTGATGCAATTTCTGAGAAGCTCGATTCGTTGAGAAAAGGAAGAAGTGAGGTTGTTGAGCAAAACCACACTCTAATTCTTGGGTGGAGTGATAAATTG GGTTCATTGCTCAATCAACTTGCCATAGCTAATGAGAGTTTGGGCGGAGGGATTGTTGTGGTGATGGCTGAACGGGACAAGGAGGAGATGGAGCTAGATATTGCTAAAATGGAGTTTGATTTCAGAGGGACATCTGTGATATGCAGAAGTGGAAGCCCTCTAATTCTGGCTGACCTTAAAAAA GTTTCTGTGTCCAAGGCCCGTGCAATTGTTGTCCTTGCTGATGACGGAAATGCTGACCAG AGTGATGCTCGTGCTTTGAGAACAGTTTTAAGTTTGACTGGAGTAAAAGAAGGTCTAAGAGGACATATTGTAGTGGAACTAAGTGATCTTGACAATGAGGTTCTGGTGAAACTTGttggtggagaacttgttgaaacaGTTGTAGCTCATGATGTTATTGGGCGCTTGATGATTCAATGTGCAAGGCAACCTGGACTTGCACAG ATATGGGAGGATATCCTTGGGTTTGAAAATTGTGAGTTCTACATAAAAAGATGGCCGCAATTGGATGGCATGCAATTTGAGGATGTATTGATTAGTTTTCCTGATGCTATTCCTTGTGGAGTCAAAGTTGCTTCACGAGGGGGTAAAATTATCCTGAATCCTGAAGACTCGTATGTTCTACAAGAAGGAGACGAAGTTCTTGTTATAGCAGAAGATGATGACACCTATGCTCCAGGCGCATTACCTATG GTCAATGGAGCATCATTCATGCACATTGCTCGACCAGCAAGAAAGCCCCAGAAGATTCTACTTTGTGGATGGAGGAGAGacgttgatgatatgattgtg GTTTTGGATGCCTTCCTAGCTCCTGGATCAGAGCTCTGGATGTTCAATGAGGTAGTTGAAAGTGAGAGGGAAAGGAAGCTCATTGATGGTGGTCTGGACCTCAGTAGATTGGTTAATATAACACTGGTTCATCGTGAAGGTAATGCAGTGATACGGCGTCACCTAGAAAGTCTTCCATTGGAATCGTTTGATTCA ATCCTAATTCTGGCTGATGAATCTGTGGAAGACTCGGCCATTCAAGCTGATTCCAGATCTCTTGCCACATTGCTATTGATTCGCGATATTCAG GCTAAGCGTCTTCCTTATAGAGAAGCTATGGTAACCCGAGGTCAAAGAGGAAGTTTCTCCCGAGGTTCTTGGATTGGGGAGATGCAGCAAGCTTCCGATAGATCAGTAATAATTAGTGAAATACTTGATCCGAGGACTAAAAATTTATTGTCCATGTCAAAGATTAGTGATTATGTTTTATCAAATGAGCTGGTCAGTATGGCCTTGGCCATGGTTGCAGAGGATCGACAAATAAATGATGTACTAGAAGAGCTTTTTGCAGAGGAG GGAAATGAGCTGCATATTAGATTAGCAGAGCTTTACCTTCATGAAGGTGAAGAACTGAGTTTCTACGAAATAATCTTACGAGCTCGACTAAAGAGAGAGATTATTATCGGTTACCGTTTAGCAAATGCTGAGAGAGCCGTTATCAATCCGCCAAACAAAAACGAGAGAAGAAGATGGTCAGTGAAGGATGTGTTTGTGGTTATCAGTGAGAAGGAATGA